The proteins below come from a single Mytilus edulis chromosome 5, xbMytEdul2.2, whole genome shotgun sequence genomic window:
- the LOC139524058 gene encoding cholecystokinin receptor-like — translation MDNITVSEWNNMISESLIPNIVILTIYVILGTCGNVLVLLVYSFQMKESSDERYFIPILAAFDMIATIYCGIFMIIQSLYQVIFTHNILCKTAQFFIGFATYIPVLLLLIIAIQRYMKLCRPLKPAMPLHVKRTTLILAIVISFLGALPLPYIYGSVPFHSITYGSIGRRCGKVKEGHRLVRAIYAIVIGVFAVALVTALIVLYSKIGCTVYRKLKMNRSKSSEVEFRNSVSKTDEDGVSGSEYSDGTQNTLDYKISNSNIVKIDKNCKEQQLEKKQQTTTSQPVGSTKRRKDNRSLTHKLTVMFFVITLVFIFSYLPKVILLLVEGLDKDFWENVSNTERPGWMFLYQIFVINNIVNPFIYAFMDIKFRKEATVFLKRFFQCTF, via the coding sequence ATGGATAATATTACAGTCTCTGAGTGGAACAACATGATATCAGAATCTCTTATACCAAACATTGTTATACTTACGATTTATGTCATTCTTGGCACATGCGGAAATGTTTTAGTTTTGTTAGTTTATTCATTTCAAATGAAAGAATCATCAGATGAAAGATATTTCATACCGATTTTAGCTGCATTTGATATGATAGCAACGATCTACTGTGGGATTTTTATGATAATACAAAGTCTTTACCAAGTTATATTTACGCACAATATTTTGTGTAAAACGGCACAATTTTTCATTGGATTCGCAACATATATTCCAGTTCTGTTATTACTCATAATTGCAATTCAGAGATATATGAAATTGTGTCGGCCTCTAAAACCAGCTATGCCGCTCCATGTTAAAAGAACTACGTTAATACTAGCCATAGTCATTTCTTTTTTGGGTGCATTACCGTTACCGTATATTTACGGTTCCGTTCCATTTCACAGCATCACTTATGGAAGTATTGGAAGACGTTGTGGCAAAGTAAAAGAAGGTCATAGACTAGTGAGGGCTATATATGCCATTGTTATAGGTGTATTTGCTGTTGCTTTAGTTACAGCACTTATAGTACTATACTCAAAAATTGGATGTACAGTATATCGTAAATTAAAGATGAACAGATCTAAAAGTAGTGAAGTAGAATTCAGAAATTCGGTGTCAAAAACTGATGAAGACGGAGTTTCTGGATCGGAATATAGTGATGGTACGCAGAACACTCtagattataaaatatcaaattcaaatattgtcaaaattgataaaaattgtaaAGAACAGCAGTTagaaaagaaacaacaaacaactACATCTCAACCAGTTGGATCCACAAAAAGACGAAAGGATAACCGGAGCTTAACTCACAAACTGACAGTGATGTTTTTTGTTATAACTTTGGTCTTCATATTTAGTTATTTGCCGAAAGTGATTTTGCTTCTTGTTGAAGGTTTAGACAAAGATTTTTGGGAAAACGTTTCAAATACAGAAAGACCTGGGTGGATGTTTCTATATCaaatttttgttatcaataataTTGTAAACCCTTTTATATACGCTTTTATGGATATCAAATTTCGTAAAGAAGCGACAGTTTTCTTAAAACGATTTTTTCAATGCACATTTTAA